Genomic DNA from Coleofasciculaceae cyanobacterium:
GCAAATCGCGTTATTTTTTAGACTAATCTATAGCCTGGAAAGAAGAGATTGATAATCCAAACTCGCCAACATCCATAGCCGTATTTGGTCCTACATCTATATAATTTCCCTGAAAATTGGCATCTTCGTAGAATCTCCAAGTCTTACCATTATTAATCGAAACAAATTGAGTAGCGTCGTCAAAACCATATTCGCTTAAATCTTCTATTGCTTTATTGCTATTAAAGCTAAATCCTTGATTGCATGGTTCAGAAGTTAAACTCACATCTGTAACTGTAACTGCACCACCAGAATAAGAAGCAGCAGTTTCAGAGGAAATATCTCGAACAAATTCGATGTTATAGAGAGAATTGGACTGATTGTTAATCTTAGACATTATTTTTCTCCTAAGTGTTTGAGTTGATTTGAGTTATCTACCAAGCAATAATTATTGAGATAATTGGTAATTAGTCAATGAACTTTTGCTTTGGTTTTTAACTATTTTTATTTTATGAATTAGAGCAAAACAAAACATCTGAAAAAAGTCTTGTGATAAACATCAGCTAAAGAAATAGATTGATTTTGACGTTTGTCCAGGTATTCGGTAAAACTTTCTCAAACTTTAGTCTTGGTTAGCAATTATTTCTTCGCACTAAAGTGATAATTTTTTATGACCTTATGAGTATTTAGGGTTTAATAAAGGAACAAATTGTTGTCTCCAGCTAAAGTTATGAACTCTTGGTGGAAAATTCAACCCAATCCTTTTCGCTTTTTATTGCTCGCCGAATGGATAATGCTAGGCAGTTGCGGTTCTCTAGCTATCATCGAAGCTTTTCAAGACCAAACTATACCGGTTGAACATATTTTAATTCTAGTTTTGCTCGGTTCTATGGGTTTAGCTTTGCCTAATGGTTCTCTTGCTTTTCGGGTGATTTATACGACTATCGAAATCGGCTTAATTGCCATTGGTACATCATTAGGCTATCTCCATATCTTGCCTACTTTATATTTAATTGTTGTTATCCGTAGTTGTTTTTTGTTTGAATCTGTTGGTCGTTGGGTAGTTGCTGGTTTAGTCTTGATCCTTTTTTTGCTTGATGAGCTACGTTATGCCCAGCGAGCTTTACCAGAATTGCCTGAAGAACAGTTTGAATTTATGATGCATTTGATGGCACAGACTTTGGTTTTTGGTTTAGGAATCTTTTTTGTCTTGCAGCTGGTCAATAAATTACTAGTTGAACGTCAAATAAAGCAACAACTTGCTGTAGCCCACCAACAATTACAGGACTATTCCCAACAAATTGAAGATCTTGCTGCCGTACAAGAACGCAATCGCATCGCTCGCGATATTCATGACTCCCTGGGACACGCCTTGACATCCCTTAATATTCAACTGCAAACAGCGGTTAAACTCTGGCAAAAAAATCCTGCTCAAGCCCATCCTTTTCTGGCACAAGCTCAAAAATTAGGAGCGATCGCTATGAAAGAAGTACGTCAATCAGTTGGCACATTGCGAGCAGATCAGGCAGATGAACAGCCTTTAAAATCAAAAATTTGGGCTTTAATCGACAATCTTCGTTCTGGTACTGGTCTAACTATTCGTAGCAAAATTGCTCATTGTCCTCAACTATCACCCCAAATAGAAAATACTATTTATCGTATTGTCCAGGAAGCTTTGACGAATATAGCTAAGTATGCACAAGCTACAGAAGTAGAAATTAAGCTTAAGGTAATTGAAACAAAAGTATATCTAAGTGTTCAAGATAACGGTAAAGGATTTGAATTAAATCAAAACAAGACTGGATATGGACTACAGGGTATGCAAGAAAGAATTAATGCTGTTGAAGGTTGCTTGCAAATTCAAACTTCGCCAGGGGCTGGCTGTCGAATTTTAGTAGAAATTCCTTTATCGAGAGTTATTACCTTGTCGCCTTAAGCTAATTTAAATTCAACTTACTTGCTAAACAAAGCGATCGCCTTTTTTGCCTTTTTTTATTTGTCCCAAATAGCTAATTAACCTATTATGTAAGTAAGAAGAATTACCCAGATGTAGTAAAAATAGATGATTCGCCTTTTGCTAGTAGACGATCAAAGTCTTGTTTGTCAGGGATTAGCTGCAATGTTATCACTGGAAGAAGATTTAGAGATTCTTGGTACGGCTAATAACGGTCAAGCAGCTATTGATTTGGTGGCTAAGAAACAGCCAGATGTGGTTTTAATGGATGTGCGAATGCCGGTGATGGATGGCAGAGAAGCCACGAGAATTATTGTTCAACAATTTCCCCAAGTCAACGTAATAGTTTTGAGTACTTTTGATGACGATGAATATATTGCTGATGCTATCAAAGCGGGAGCAAAAGGTTATTTACTCAAAGATATGCCCTGCGAAGAACTAGCCCAGGCAATTCGACTTGTTCATAGTGGCTACACTCAATTAGGTCCTGGATTGATGGAAAAATTGCTTCAAGGAGTCTCCCAACCTAATGCTGAGCAATCCAAGTCCCTGGCAGCAGAATTAAGTCAATTGACTAAAAGAGAACAAGAAGTGTTGTCCTTAATAGGTAAAGGTCATACCAATCGTGAAATTGGTCAAAAACTTTACGTTACAGAAGGAACTGTTAAAACCCACGTTACTCACATTCTCAACCGTCTTAATCTAAGAAACCGATCGCAGATCGCCATTTATGCCAATTCTCTGGGGCGTTGCTGAACAAATTCAGGAAAACCCGCGTCTAAAAAACTCGATCTAGATCGCGATCGAGACTTTAACTTTGGTAGTATTATTGTGATATTACGGCAGCTAATTCTTGACGGCTGACACCAGTAATAAATAAAGCGCGAATGGTTAGCTCTAAAGATACTGATGGATCGTTCTTTTCGATTTTGGCTACTCGCGATTGAGAAGAGTCCATTAATTCTGCCAAAGTAGCCTGAGATAGCTTTTGATCTTTCCGTTTTTGTTTCAAAAACAGAGCTAGTTTAACTTTTAATTCTACAAGCTCGGATTCGGCAGGAGTTAAATCAAGAAAATCACTAGCATCCTCGACAGCCCAACCAGCAGCCTCTAATTCTCTGACGTTTTTCTGAATCCATAACTTTTTTCTCTTAGATTAAATCTCGTCATATCGCTTCAGTCTTTTCTAACATTGCTTAATAACCGAGTGTGGGGTTTTGTTGGTTTTTTTGGCAAACACATCCACAATCACGATGGCATCAGAATCTATACGATAGATAATTCGCCAAGTTTTATCTTCATCATTGATTCGTAACTTATGACACCTCGCTCCAATAGTAGGCATTGGGCGCAATTAGGGTAAAGATAGGGATTGGTCAAGTTGTAGCAGTCGCAGAAAATGTAATTCCTTTTCCCGTTCGTTCTTTTGTTGACCCAGATCATGAGTGAGGAATTGAGTTTTAAGAATGCTATCGAAGCAAAACGCGCGATCGCTATTAAACGAGTACTAGCCCGTCAGCTGGCGGAGGAGATGAAACGACAAAACCTGACTAAAACAGAGATGGCGAAGCAGATGCAGACCTCCAGGGCGCAATTAGATAGACTACTCGATCCAGAAAAGACAGGAGTGAGCATTGAAACTATCACCAGAGCAGCTTCGGTAGTGGGTCGTCAACTGCGAATCGAATTAGTGTAAGCTAATTTGGATTTCTCTAATTAATACATCAAAACGTCCAATTTTGATGCACACTTTTAAATACGTCCGTATTAATGACTAGTCAGAACAAAGTTACTAATGCCAATTGCGATTAGGCGGAGCCAATCGCCTGATGCTTTCATTAATATATGGCTGTGGGTTGAGAGTTAGTGAGGCGATCGGTTTAACTTAGGATGATTTCAAAAAACACGGTGACGGAGGTA
This window encodes:
- a CDS encoding sensor histidine kinase, which produces MNSWWKIQPNPFRFLLLAEWIMLGSCGSLAIIEAFQDQTIPVEHILILVLLGSMGLALPNGSLAFRVIYTTIEIGLIAIGTSLGYLHILPTLYLIVVIRSCFLFESVGRWVVAGLVLILFLLDELRYAQRALPELPEEQFEFMMHLMAQTLVFGLGIFFVLQLVNKLLVERQIKQQLAVAHQQLQDYSQQIEDLAAVQERNRIARDIHDSLGHALTSLNIQLQTAVKLWQKNPAQAHPFLAQAQKLGAIAMKEVRQSVGTLRADQADEQPLKSKIWALIDNLRSGTGLTIRSKIAHCPQLSPQIENTIYRIVQEALTNIAKYAQATEVEIKLKVIETKVYLSVQDNGKGFELNQNKTGYGLQGMQERINAVEGCLQIQTSPGAGCRILVEIPLSRVITLSP
- a CDS encoding beta/gamma crystallin-related protein; this translates as MSKINNQSNSLYNIEFVRDISSETAASYSGGAVTVTDVSLTSEPCNQGFSFNSNKAIEDLSEYGFDDATQFVSINNGKTWRFYEDANFQGNYIDVGPNTAMDVGEFGLSISSFQAID
- a CDS encoding XRE family transcriptional regulator → MSEELSFKNAIEAKRAIAIKRVLARQLAEEMKRQNLTKTEMAKQMQTSRAQLDRLLDPEKTGVSIETITRAASVVGRQLRIELV
- a CDS encoding response regulator transcription factor, which gives rise to MIRLLLVDDQSLVCQGLAAMLSLEEDLEILGTANNGQAAIDLVAKKQPDVVLMDVRMPVMDGREATRIIVQQFPQVNVIVLSTFDDDEYIADAIKAGAKGYLLKDMPCEELAQAIRLVHSGYTQLGPGLMEKLLQGVSQPNAEQSKSLAAELSQLTKREQEVLSLIGKGHTNREIGQKLYVTEGTVKTHVTHILNRLNLRNRSQIAIYANSLGRC
- a CDS encoding type II toxin-antitoxin system RelE/ParE family toxin; amino-acid sequence: MPTIGARCHKLRINDEDKTWRIIYRIDSDAIVIVDVFAKKTNKTPHSVIKQC
- a CDS encoding helix-turn-helix domain-containing protein yields the protein MKQKRKDQKLSQATLAELMDSSQSRVAKIEKNDPSVSLELTIRALFITGVSRQELAAVISQ